The Niastella koreensis GR20-10 genome includes a window with the following:
- a CDS encoding polysaccharide lyase family 7 protein — MKGKNELLIALCAIACVTTSGISKPVESYPATVLNLTNWKLNTPLDEDKNGTSDEIKQPKLATYTIDPWFHNNENNTGVVFRANCGGVTTSGSGFPRSELREMINNGKSGASWSSDAGTHTMEIEQAITHLPVVKPHIVAGQIHDANDDVIVFRLEGKKLFIDHNGADGAVLTRDYELGTRFRVKFEVANGAVKSYYNDALAETYPVHFSGAYFKAGAYVQSNCQGRKKVAGESCDAYGEVVIYKVTVTHQ, encoded by the coding sequence ATGAAAGGAAAGAACGAATTGCTTATTGCCCTGTGCGCGATTGCCTGTGTAACTACCTCAGGTATCAGTAAGCCCGTAGAAAGCTATCCCGCCACGGTGCTGAACCTCACCAACTGGAAACTGAATACGCCGCTGGATGAAGATAAGAACGGTACCTCCGATGAAATAAAACAACCGAAGCTGGCTACGTATACGATCGATCCCTGGTTCCATAACAATGAGAACAATACCGGCGTAGTGTTTCGCGCCAATTGCGGTGGTGTTACCACCAGTGGCTCCGGTTTTCCGCGAAGCGAATTGCGCGAAATGATCAACAATGGAAAAAGCGGCGCCAGCTGGTCGTCTGACGCTGGTACACATACCATGGAAATTGAACAGGCCATTACGCACCTGCCGGTGGTAAAACCGCATATCGTGGCCGGACAGATCCACGATGCTAATGATGATGTGATCGTGTTCAGACTGGAAGGAAAGAAATTATTCATCGATCACAATGGCGCCGATGGCGCTGTGTTGACGAGGGACTATGAATTGGGCACCCGGTTCAGGGTAAAGTTTGAAGTGGCGAACGGGGCAGTGAAAAGTTACTACAACGATGCGTTGGCAGAAACCTATCCCGTGCATTTTTCCGGCGCTTATTTTAAAGCCGGCGCCTATGTACAATCAAATTGCCAGGGCCGGAAAAAAGTTGCAGGAGAAAGCTGTGATGCTTATGGTGAAGTAGTGATCTATAAAGTGACCGTAACACATCAATAA
- a CDS encoding alpha/beta hydrolase — MRYTSLIFVGLMACLGSYAQDSAKKVTYPAGYTSQIDVVYTQGRGWQQRMDLYLAPKEKGPAPIVINIHGGGWNHGTKESQTGFNSFFKAGFAVANIEYRLTPQAKAPAAVEDARCALIYIIKNAKELNVDVNKIVIMGGSAGGHLALMAGLLANDHRFDGNCPGIENIHVAAIIDKYGITDVNDWAYGPHITSKSATNWLGDKAKDEAFMRSVSPVSYVNKDNPPVFIVHGDADPVVPYEESVELHKQLEAAGVKTVFMTVPGGKHGGFPADQNSEVNKAIIKFLKELQLGK, encoded by the coding sequence ATGCGATATACATCATTGATTTTTGTGGGCTTAATGGCCTGCCTGGGATCGTATGCCCAGGACTCTGCCAAAAAAGTAACTTATCCGGCAGGATATACTTCACAGATAGACGTGGTATACACCCAGGGCCGCGGCTGGCAACAAAGGATGGACCTGTACCTGGCGCCTAAAGAAAAAGGGCCGGCGCCCATTGTTATAAACATTCATGGCGGTGGCTGGAACCACGGCACCAAGGAATCACAAACCGGTTTTAACTCCTTCTTCAAAGCAGGTTTTGCGGTAGCCAATATTGAATACCGTCTTACGCCGCAGGCAAAAGCGCCTGCCGCAGTAGAAGACGCCCGCTGTGCGTTGATCTATATAATCAAAAATGCGAAGGAGCTGAATGTAGATGTAAACAAGATCGTGATCATGGGAGGCAGTGCGGGTGGGCACCTGGCCCTGATGGCGGGTTTGCTGGCCAATGATCATCGATTTGATGGGAACTGCCCGGGTATAGAAAACATACACGTAGCCGCCATCATAGACAAATATGGAATTACCGATGTGAATGACTGGGCGTATGGTCCGCATATTACCAGTAAATCGGCCACCAACTGGTTAGGCGATAAGGCAAAGGACGAAGCCTTTATGAGATCAGTATCGCCGGTGAGTTATGTAAATAAAGACAATCCACCAGTATTCATTGTGCATGGCGATGCAGATCCCGTAGTGCCTTACGAAGAGTCGGTTGAACTGCATAAGCAGTTGGAAGCAGCCGGCGTGAAAACAGTCTTTATGACTGTGCCGGGTGGAAAACATGGCGGGTTCCCGGCAGATCAAAACTCAGAAGTGAATAAGGCCATCATAAAATTTTTAAAGGAATTACAGCTTGGGAAATAA
- a CDS encoding cupin domain-containing protein yields MIQSNEFQFEQEIPWEDVGNGITRQIFGYDEKVMLVKAKFVKGGVGAMHQHPHSQVTYVDSGVFEMTIGDVKKIIRKGDGYYVPPNVLHGCVCLEAGMLIDSFSPHREDFLK; encoded by the coding sequence ATGATCCAAAGCAATGAGTTTCAGTTTGAGCAAGAGATACCCTGGGAAGACGTTGGCAATGGCATTACACGGCAGATCTTCGGCTATGATGAAAAGGTTATGCTGGTAAAGGCAAAGTTTGTAAAAGGCGGGGTGGGCGCCATGCACCAGCATCCGCATTCACAGGTAACCTATGTTGACAGTGGCGTTTTTGAAATGACCATTGGCGATGTAAAAAAGATCATTCGCAAAGGCGATGGTTACTACGTACCACCAAATGTGTTACATGGTTGCGTGTGCCTGGAAGCCGGAATGCTGATAGATTCATTCTCGCCCCACCGGGAGGATTTTTTGAAGTAA